AACTATCAGTAGTCTTATGTGTAACGCCTTTTCCCTGGCTCTACCAGGGAATGGGAATCCCAATTTTGAATTTTGAATTGTAAAAGTATTTAACATACAAGGCCGCTAAGATCAGTTTCGTATGTCCGGTAACTTAATCATTCGCGGGCGTTGTTTTGAATGGGGACAACGCACTTATTTAATGGGTGTGTTGAATGTGACACCTGATAGCTTTAGTGATGGGGGGGATTTTAATAGTAAATCTGCGGCGTTAGCTCAAGCACAAGCAATGGTAGCTGCTGGTGCTGACATGATTGATGTGGGTGGACAATCAACTCGACCGGGTGCAGAACAAATTACCCTGGATGAAGAATTACAGCGAGTTATCCCCATAGTACAGACGCTACGCTCGGAAATAACAGTGCCAATTTCTGTAGATACAACTAGAGCAGATGTAGCAAAAGCCGCAATCGAAGCTGGAGCCGATATTGTTAATGATATTTCCGCCGGGACATTTGATGTTGAGATGTTGCCGACAGTTGCTAGTTTAAATGTGCCAATAGTGTTGATGCACATTCGCGGAACACCTCAGACAATGCAACAAATGACAGAGTATGAAGATTTGCTAGGGGAGATAACAACTTTTTTAACAAGACAAATTACGGCAGCAACTAAAGCAGGTATTGACCTAGAGAAAATTATTATTGATCCGGGGATTGGTTTTGCTAAGAACTACGAGCAAAATTTACAGCTTTTGCGGAACTTGCGATCGCTCACATCATTAAACTGCCCTATGTTAGTAGGGGTATCGCGTAAAAGTTTTATTGGACGTATTCTCAATCAACCAAATCCCAAAGCACGCGCCTGGGGAACAGCAGCGGCTTGTTGTGCTGCTATTGCCAACGGTGCTGATATTCTGCGAATTCACGATGTTAAAGAAATGCGCGAAGTCTCTTTAGTTGCTGATACATTGTTCAGATCAAGAGATTAGAGGCTAGACACTAGTGTTTTTGACTCAGCACTCAGCACTTTTTTAACCTTGACCATTCCCGTTCCCTTCAGTACCTACCGTATCTCCCAACATTTGATCTAATGCTCCTTCTGATAAGCCTTGGTTGAGAAAGACAATTTTGGCATTGTTACTAGCACTAAGTTTTTGACTGGCTTCTACATGTTCTTGAGCCACAAGATACCGCAAAATATCCCGTGTTTCTGGTTTAGAAGTTATAGCTTCAGAAAGAATACGGATTGATTCTTTTGTAGCTTCGGCGCGTTTAATGGCGGCTTGTCTATCACCTTCAGCTTCTAAAATAGCTGCTTGTTTTTTGATCTCAGCAGCTTGTTGTTCGGCCATTGATTTCTGCACACTTTCTGGCGGTGTAATGCTTTGAATATCCACACGGATAATCTTCACACCCCATTTTTTACTTGTCTCATTCACAATCTGCAACAGTGATTGGTTCATTTGATTTCTAGCAGATGTGGTTTCCGATAATGTTCTATCGGCAATATGAGTACGGAGTTCAACTGTGACTAAATTAGATAAAGCGACCTGCATATCTTCAACTTTATAAAAGCTGTCTTCCATGCTGGTAATTTGCCAAGTCACAACACCATCAACTTCCAAATAGACGTTATCTTTAGTAATTACTTTCTGAGGCTTAATGTCTAAAATCTGCTCTCTGGTGGTATCTTCCATCACAATTTGATCCACAAAAGGCACAATAAAGTTTAAGCCTGGTCTAAGTGTGCGGTGTCTTTGTCCTAAGCGTTCAACTAAGGCTTCATTACCTTCATTAATAATTTTGGCAGATCCTAACGCATAGCCTACAAGCGCTAAGACTATAGCAATAATTGGCTCCATAGATGCTCCTATGTAGTAATTGGGAGAATTAACTGTTAAGGATATGGTATTTCTCCTACCTTTTAGTCTAATCTCTAGAGTTTGTGCTTTTGTATGCACTCACTCACAAACACAGCATCTGTATAGTTGCTGTGTTTTAAGCAGACAAGAAAGATTGGCAGAATGCGATCGTTATTAAAGCACCTTGATAACATACTGGCAAGAAATTGACTCACTTCACCGCTAAATCCAGCCAAGGTTTGACATTTGTAGGTAAATCGGCATTCAGGCGTAAGGGTAATTCTGGAGTAGATAAAGATTGAGCATAAGCGGCTGTGAGAAATTGTTGGTAAGTCTGAGCCTCTGGTGTGAGTTGCTTGACAAAAGCTAAACTGATACCACGAATTAGCTGACGCAAGGGTTGGGTTTCTGCGCCGCGCTTTTCTGGAATAATTTGGGAAGCTTCACCAGTGGAATATGTGGGGTCAAGAATGCTTAAATGAGTCGCACCAATGGCAGTTAATAAATATTTATTACCTCGTAACTGGGTAAAAGGTCTGATTTGGTGAGTTAAGGCAGGAGTTAAAGCATCTTCAGTAGCGGTCAAAATTAACACAGGCTTATTAATCCGCGAGAGTCCCTGTTTACCAAAAAGTTTACCTGTAAGGGGGTTAAGTGCGATCGCACTTTTAACTCGCTCATCTTGCAACTGGAATTTTTTCCCTTTTAACGGTGTAGCTGCACATTGCAACCAATCACCAAGGGGGTCAACCAAGCTGAGAGAAGTTTTGCAAAATTGTCGCACTTCCTCTAAATTAATTTCTCCACCCACCAAAGCTAAAGCGGTATAACCTCCCAAAGAATGACCAATTACAGTCACTTTCTCGGTGTTGAGTTTTCCTTGCAGTTGTCCTGGTTGAGTGTTGAGAATTGCCAGTTCGTTGAGTAAAAAACTCACATCCTTGGGTCGGTCAATAAATTCTATAGCTGGGAGTAATTTTGCTAAATCTCCTTGATTAGCAGCGTTGCTAATTGCCACACCATTACTCCCAGGATGTTCAATAGCGGCTACGCTGATGCCGTGAGAAGCTAAATGACGCGCTAAATAGCTGGCAAATCGACGGTTAGCTCCAAAGCCGTGGGAAATCACTACTAGTGGTGCTGTGGTGTCTGTTGTTTGACTCCAGTAAATGTCTACCAGAATGCTGCGTTGACGTTGTTTGTCTTGTAAAGTGAGTGTTTGCTGTTGTACTGGTGCTTGGCCTGTGGCGGCGGGGTCGAAACTAGGCCGAAAGGGTGTATTAATTTTAACTGCTAAATTTCTGGCGAGGATGCTGCCGAGGGCTTGGTTTTGTAAGTTGTTGGGGTTAAAATCCGTGGCAATTTGTAATATCTGAGTTGCGTCTAGGCTAATATTTTCCGTTGGGTAGGCTTTGAGGAAACTGACAACGCTCAAACCATTGACTTGCCGCAGACCGATACTCATCGTTGCTTGCAAACTTTCGACTGTACTGCCGGGAATAGCTGCTGTTAAGGATGTAATCAATTGTTTGCCTTGTGGCAAAAGAGTTAATTCATCCACAAATTTGTCAGCAAATTTTGGATCTACTTGCACTCGTCGATTGAGTAAGCCGCGTAATTCTGGTGTAAATAAAGATTCGTAAGCTTGGAGAGTTTTGGACAGTGTTCCAGTTTTAGCAAATTTTTCGATATCCGCGATCGCTACAGATTGTTGAAACGGGCCAAACCGAATAGTTACTGTTTCCGCAGCTAAAGTAGCTGGTATTGCTACACCCCAACTTAACACCAGACCCAAACTAAATAACAAACCTTGCAATAACGAACGCTTGCAAGGTTTGTTGCTTGGTTGAAACTGCAAAGAAACTGCCATTTTCTTTGAACCAAAAGATTACCAGCTATGGGGACGAATAAATATGGAGTATTGTCCCCAATTTTTAGCTGTATCCTCAACTAAAATCCTGTGAAAAGTCTCAACACATTCAAAATTACACCAAAGGGGCCAGCGATAGCACCTAAAGTTTCACTAGTCTTAGTCAAACCATTACGGCCAACTATAATCACATCGTTATTTCGCAGAATAGGATTAGTCGCCTCGTTAATTCCATCAGCAAAATTGACTTTGACAACGCGTTTGGTGACAGAACCATCAGGATTCAGCCGCACCAAATCTACAGCGGCTCTACTGGCTCTGGCATCATTAAAACCACCAGCAGCTAACAAAGCTTGGTTTAAAGAACTATTGGGCTTAATCTCCGTAGCGCCTGGTCTTTTCACTTCACCGACAACACCCACTTGAATGGTGTTTGGAGACAAGGTTGTATTAGCTAGTTGGGTCGCTTCTGCGGCAGTCACATCAGTAGCAGTAGGGATCACAATTGTATCGCCGTCTTGCACAATAATGTCTTGATTGACATCACCACTCTGGAGTAATTGCCAAAGATTAACATCAATGTTTTGTTCACCACCAGTTCTAGTAGGACGGCGGAGTTTCAGACTACGAATGTCAGCTTGTCCGGTGATTCCACCCGCTAATTGAATTGCTCTGGTGACTGTAGGTAAACCGCCTGCACCCCCTTCTGCACCGCCACCACCTGTGGTCACAAGATAAGAGCCAGGACGGTTGACTTCACCAATAATGGCTACAGTCCGGGGTGTGCTGGGACTAGCAGCAAAGTTGCTGGCGGCTAAATTACGCGCGTCTGTTTTGTCGAAGTTAGATGCAGTCGGTACAAAGATAGTGTCACCATCGCGTAATGTAATATCTTGACCTATCTGACCTGTCTGTACAGCCTCTTTTAAGTTAAGGCTCACAAGTTGTTCACCACTGCGTCCAACTTTCCGCCTTACTTGTACTTGAGTGACATCTGCTGCTAAGGTCACGCCCTGGGCTGTGGTTAAAGCTGCTAAAACAGTTGGGTATTGTACGCCAGGATTATCCCCTGCGCCACCACTTAAGCTGAGAGTATAAGAACCAGGCCTTGTAACTTCTCCCGCAACAAAGATATTAATGGGGCGCGGTGATAACAGATTGACCGAAATTAAAGGACGTTTTAAATAACGGGAGTATCTTCTGGCAATTTCATCAGATGCTTGTTCAGTTGTTAACCCCAAAACTGGAACACTGCCAATCAGAGGTAAAGTGATTGCTCCACCGGGAGGAATTTGATATTCACCTGTGTATTCCGGCACTTCAAATACATTAACCCGGATGCGATCGCCTCCACCTAAAGTATAATTAGTGTC
This window of the Nostoc sp. HK-01 genome carries:
- a CDS encoding band 7 protein, with amino-acid sequence MEPIIAIVLALVGYALGSAKIINEGNEALVERLGQRHRTLRPGLNFIVPFVDQIVMEDTTREQILDIKPQKVITKDNVYLEVDGVVTWQITSMEDSFYKVEDMQVALSNLVTVELRTHIADRTLSETTSARNQMNQSLLQIVNETSKKWGVKIIRVDIQSITPPESVQKSMAEQQAAEIKKQAAILEAEGDRQAAIKRAEATKESIRILSEAITSKPETRDILRYLVAQEHVEASQKLSASNNAKIVFLNQGLSEGALDQMLGDTVGTEGNGNGQG
- a CDS encoding polysaccharide export protein → MFNTGLWKFLTQPVMGVAFCTAINFAVSPVSLAQGQPVLPASKPVIPTPQTLPPNRTPIIPPQQISPATAQQLDTNYTLGGGDRIRVNVFEVPEYTGEYQIPPGGAITLPLIGSVPVLGLTTEQASDEIARRYSRYLKRPLISVNLLSPRPINIFVAGEVTRPGSYTLSLSGGAGDNPGVQYPTVLAALTTAQGVTLAADVTQVQVRRKVGRSGEQLVSLNLKEAVQTGQIGQDITLRDGDTIFVPTASNFDKTDARNLAASNFAASPSTPRTVAIIGEVNRPGSYLVTTGGGGAEGGAGGLPTVTRAIQLAGGITGQADIRSLKLRRPTRTGGEQNIDVNLWQLLQSGDVNQDIIVQDGDTIVIPTATDVTAAEATQLANTTLSPNTIQVGVVGEVKRPGATEIKPNSSLNQALLAAGGFNDARASRAAVDLVRLNPDGSVTKRVVKVNFADGINEATNPILRNNDVIIVGRNGLTKTSETLGAIAGPFGVILNVLRLFTGF
- a CDS encoding dihydropteroate synthase produces the protein MSGNLIIRGRCFEWGQRTYLMGVLNVTPDSFSDGGDFNSKSAALAQAQAMVAAGADMIDVGGQSTRPGAEQITLDEELQRVIPIVQTLRSEITVPISVDTTRADVAKAAIEAGADIVNDISAGTFDVEMLPTVASLNVPIVLMHIRGTPQTMQQMTEYEDLLGEITTFLTRQITAATKAGIDLEKIIIDPGIGFAKNYEQNLQLLRNLRSLTSLNCPMLVGVSRKSFIGRILNQPNPKARAWGTAAACCAAIANGADILRIHDVKEMREVSLVADTLFRSRD